The Urbifossiella limnaea genome has a window encoding:
- a CDS encoding metal ABC transporter solute-binding protein, Zn/Mn family: MSLARWLLVLGCGVVAGCGGGGPPEFTAPPVKVVCTTTIVADLVKHVGGDRVTVDVLMGPGVDPHRYIPTAGDRAKLEGAHLVLFNGLHLEGKMTDTFEKSRRRFRAFAVTRDLPADKLRAADTDGGEHDPHVWFDVKLWAGTIGPVQTELSKLDPAGAATYSANAEAYRKELDVLDGEVRAALGRLPKERRVLVTGHDAFGYFGQAYGVEVRGLQGVSTASEVGTADLDRLADFLGSNRIPAVFTETSIRDDGLQAVLENTRKKYGHSVRLVGGDNALYSDALGAPGTPGGTYAGMVRHNVKVIVDALAN, encoded by the coding sequence ATGTCCCTCGCCCGTTGGTTGCTTGTGCTGGGCTGTGGTGTAGTCGCTGGATGCGGCGGCGGCGGACCGCCCGAGTTCACCGCGCCGCCCGTGAAGGTCGTGTGTACCACCACGATCGTCGCTGATCTCGTGAAGCACGTCGGCGGGGACCGTGTGACGGTGGACGTGCTGATGGGGCCGGGCGTGGACCCGCACCGCTACATCCCCACGGCCGGCGACCGGGCCAAACTGGAAGGGGCGCACCTCGTCCTCTTCAACGGTCTGCACCTCGAAGGCAAAATGACGGACACGTTCGAGAAGTCGCGCCGCCGGTTCCGCGCCTTTGCCGTCACCCGCGACCTGCCGGCCGACAAACTTCGCGCAGCCGACACCGACGGCGGCGAACACGACCCGCACGTCTGGTTCGACGTGAAGCTGTGGGCCGGAACGATCGGTCCGGTGCAGACGGAACTGTCGAAGCTCGACCCGGCCGGGGCCGCCACCTACTCGGCGAACGCCGAGGCGTATCGCAAGGAACTCGACGTCCTCGACGGCGAAGTACGCGCGGCGCTGGGGAGGCTGCCGAAGGAGCGGCGCGTGCTGGTGACGGGCCACGACGCCTTCGGCTACTTCGGCCAGGCGTACGGCGTCGAGGTACGGGGGTTACAGGGCGTGAGCACGGCCAGCGAGGTGGGCACCGCCGACCTGGACCGGCTGGCCGACTTCCTCGGCTCGAACCGCATCCCGGCCGTATTCACCGAAACGTCGATCCGCGACGACGGCCTTCAAGCGGTGCTCGAAAATACCCGCAAGAAGTACGGCCACAGCGTGCGGCTTGTCGGCGGCGACAACGCCCTGTACTCGGACGCCCTCGGCGCGCCGGGCACGCCGGGCGGCACATATGCCGGCATGGTGCGGCATAACGTGAAGGTGATCGTGGACGCCCTTGCGAACTAG
- the purD gene encoding phosphoribosylamine--glycine ligase, which yields MNVLVIGKGGREHALVWKLKQSPRLGKLFCAPGNAGTSRDGAVSVAIDHTETDKLNRFCAKEQIGLVVIGPEDPLAAGLADFLRDKGYKVFGPSKEAARVEGSKVFAKELMRHADVPTADFRVFDHPDPARAYVQSRDYPVVVKADGLAAGKGVVVCKDTLEAQKAVERIMVRDEFGRTAGRRIVVEKRLDGEEVSVLALVSGRTILPLPPCQDHKAVHDGDKGPNTGGMGAYCPAPIGTPELLKELEDRVFVPTVHAMKRGRFPFQGVLYAGIMMTNQGVRVLEFNARFGDPETQPLLMRLKTDLLDLLEAVADERLDQFDGKIEWDARPTVCVVLCSGGYPGKYDTGKQILGIDEADALSGVKVFHAGTKLDVKGRVLTDGGRVLAVTALGDDLRAAKARAYEAVKLISFPGMHFRTDIADKALKKK from the coding sequence ATGAACGTACTGGTGATCGGCAAGGGCGGCCGGGAGCACGCCCTGGTCTGGAAGCTGAAGCAGTCGCCGCGGCTGGGGAAGCTGTTCTGCGCGCCCGGCAACGCCGGCACGTCCCGCGACGGGGCCGTGAGTGTGGCCATCGACCACACCGAGACGGACAAGCTGAACCGCTTCTGCGCCAAGGAGCAGATCGGCCTCGTGGTGATCGGCCCCGAGGACCCGCTGGCCGCCGGCCTCGCCGACTTCCTCCGCGACAAAGGGTACAAGGTGTTCGGCCCGTCCAAGGAGGCGGCGCGGGTCGAGGGGAGCAAGGTGTTCGCCAAAGAGTTGATGCGCCACGCCGACGTGCCGACCGCCGACTTCCGCGTGTTCGACCACCCCGACCCGGCCCGCGCCTACGTGCAGAGCCGCGACTACCCCGTGGTGGTGAAGGCCGACGGCCTCGCGGCGGGCAAGGGCGTGGTGGTGTGCAAGGACACGCTGGAGGCGCAAAAGGCCGTCGAGCGAATCATGGTGCGCGACGAGTTCGGCCGCACAGCCGGCCGGCGGATCGTGGTCGAGAAGCGGCTCGACGGCGAGGAAGTCAGCGTGCTGGCGCTGGTAAGCGGCCGCACCATCCTTCCACTGCCGCCGTGCCAGGACCACAAGGCCGTCCACGACGGCGACAAGGGGCCGAACACCGGCGGCATGGGCGCGTACTGCCCCGCCCCGATCGGCACGCCGGAGTTGCTGAAGGAGTTGGAGGACCGCGTGTTCGTGCCGACGGTCCACGCCATGAAGCGCGGCCGCTTTCCCTTCCAGGGGGTGCTGTACGCCGGCATCATGATGACGAACCAAGGCGTGCGGGTGCTGGAGTTCAACGCCCGCTTCGGCGACCCCGAGACGCAGCCGCTACTGATGCGGCTCAAGACCGACCTGCTCGACCTACTCGAAGCCGTGGCCGACGAGCGACTCGACCAGTTCGACGGCAAGATCGAGTGGGACGCCCGGCCGACCGTGTGCGTGGTGCTGTGCTCGGGCGGCTATCCCGGCAAATACGACACCGGCAAGCAAATCCTGGGCATCGACGAAGCCGATGCCCTCTCGGGAGTGAAGGTGTTCCACGCCGGCACCAAGCTGGACGTCAAGGGCCGCGTCCTGACCGACGGCGGCCGGGTGCTGGCGGTCACGGCGCTGGGAGACGACCTGCGGGCGGCGAAGGCCAGGGCCTACGAGGCAGTGAAACTCATCAGTTTCCCCGGGATGCACTTCCGCACCGACATCGCGGACAAGGCGCTGAAGAAGAAGTGA
- a CDS encoding site-2 protease family protein: MFGSLRLGKFFGIDTYVHGTFWLLPLFVLVGGVAGGNVSGAAGEVLFLFSLFGCVALHEVGHALAARYYGVRTRDITLYPMGGVASLERMPEKPGQEVVIALAGPAVNLAIAAGIFVGLLGGGVALPGSFDPSALDAVDGFVVRLMQANLFLLLFNLIPAFPMDGGRVLRAVLATGMSRLDATKAAVGVGSVLAVVGGVYGLMAGHFMLTFVAVVVFLLGHAELAAVRAEDSRWRWGRSGEDGGAIRVIDVRPHETFSGWVWDARRRAWVEWRDGVAVREILN, encoded by the coding sequence ATGTTCGGCTCACTGCGGCTCGGCAAGTTCTTCGGCATCGACACGTACGTCCACGGCACGTTCTGGCTGCTGCCACTGTTCGTGCTCGTCGGCGGCGTCGCCGGTGGGAACGTGAGCGGGGCCGCGGGCGAAGTACTGTTCCTGTTCTCGCTGTTCGGCTGCGTCGCCCTCCACGAAGTCGGCCACGCCCTCGCCGCGCGCTACTACGGCGTTCGCACCCGCGACATCACGCTCTACCCGATGGGCGGTGTGGCCAGCCTCGAACGGATGCCCGAGAAGCCGGGGCAGGAGGTGGTGATCGCGCTGGCCGGGCCGGCGGTGAATCTCGCCATCGCGGCCGGCATCTTCGTCGGGCTCCTCGGCGGCGGCGTGGCCTTGCCCGGCTCGTTCGACCCCAGCGCCCTCGACGCGGTGGACGGCTTCGTCGTCCGGCTGATGCAGGCGAACCTGTTCCTGCTGCTGTTCAACCTGATCCCGGCGTTCCCGATGGACGGCGGCCGCGTGCTGCGTGCCGTGCTCGCCACGGGAATGTCTCGCCTCGACGCGACGAAAGCCGCGGTCGGCGTCGGCAGCGTGCTGGCGGTGGTGGGCGGCGTGTACGGCCTGATGGCGGGCCACTTCATGCTGACGTTCGTGGCGGTGGTCGTGTTCCTGCTCGGCCACGCCGAGCTGGCCGCCGTCCGCGCCGAGGACAGCCGCTGGCGATGGGGCCGGTCCGGCGAAGACGGCGGCGCGATACGTGTGATCGACGTGCGGCCCCACGAGACGTTCAGCGGCTGGGTGTGGGACGCCCGCCGCCGGGCGTGGGTGGAGTGGCGCGACGGCGTCGCCGTTCGAGAAATCTTGAACTGA
- a CDS encoding metal ABC transporter ATP-binding protein codes for MRSPDVAAERSGCGPSHGPTVPAPESPPAIDVHDLTVAYGEKPVLWDIDLTVPAGVLMGVVGPNGAGKTTLIRAMLGLLKPVAGRVLVQGKPYSARDRLVAYVPQRGTVDWDFPTTVLDVVTMGTYGRLGWFRRPGAKERAEATEALGRVGMAGFAGRQISQLSGGQQQRVFLARALVQDAPVYLMDEPFQGVDAVTERSIIDILRDLRSRGRTVVVVHHDLNTVPAYFDWVTLLNVRVVASGPVAEAFTPANLRAAYGERVTVVGPVSTPPGLTRPGGNRPHDGHPRIDDG; via the coding sequence ATGCGGTCGCCGGATGTTGCCGCCGAGCGGTCGGGTTGCGGGCCGTCCCATGGGCCCACGGTCCCCGCGCCTGAGAGTCCCCCCGCGATCGACGTTCACGACCTGACCGTCGCCTACGGCGAGAAGCCGGTCCTGTGGGACATCGACCTGACGGTGCCGGCCGGCGTGCTGATGGGCGTGGTCGGCCCGAACGGGGCCGGCAAGACGACGCTCATCCGCGCCATGCTCGGCCTGCTGAAACCGGTCGCCGGACGGGTGCTGGTCCAGGGGAAGCCGTACTCGGCTCGCGACCGGCTGGTCGCCTACGTCCCGCAGCGTGGCACCGTGGACTGGGACTTCCCCACGACCGTGCTCGACGTGGTGACGATGGGCACTTACGGCCGCCTCGGCTGGTTCCGCCGGCCGGGGGCGAAGGAGCGGGCGGAGGCGACGGAGGCGCTGGGCCGCGTCGGCATGGCGGGGTTCGCCGGGCGGCAGATCAGCCAGCTGTCGGGCGGGCAGCAGCAGCGGGTGTTCCTGGCGCGGGCACTGGTGCAAGACGCGCCGGTGTACCTGATGGACGAGCCGTTCCAGGGCGTGGACGCGGTGACGGAGCGCTCCATCATCGACATCCTGCGCGACCTGCGCTCGCGCGGCCGGACGGTGGTGGTGGTGCACCACGACCTGAACACCGTGCCGGCGTACTTCGACTGGGTGACGCTTCTAAACGTGCGGGTGGTGGCGTCCGGCCCGGTCGCGGAGGCGTTCACGCCGGCGAACCTGCGGGCCGCCTACGGCGAGCGGGTGACCGTCGTGGGGCCGGTTTCCACCCCCCCCGGCCTGACCCGGCCGGGTGGAAACCGGCCCCACGACGGTCACCCGCGCATCGACGACGGGTGA
- a CDS encoding enolase C-terminal domain-like protein, which produces MKIARVETHVCHARMRNWVFVKVVTDQDGLFGWGEATLEWHTRAVVGAVEDIAELVVGEDPTRVEHLWQMMYRQHFWHGHGIVRATAIAGIDLALWDILGKVCGVPCAKLWGGPVRDHVRTYCHLGGGRMEDFYETAADDAKRFADLARQAVADGYTAFKCMAVPPTLPLDGLKPIRTAEAAVAAMRAAVGDGVDIMVDCHARPSPAMGLQFARALEPYGLYFLEEPCWPESVDGLAAINRAVVTPIATGERVTNLAEFQRLFAARACEVCQVDITHCGGLSEARRIAALAEAHRIALAPHNPQGPVSTAASLEFGFSQPSYAICETVTEDVPWRRDVVAEGFTIEPKGRLVKPNSRPGLGITIDETEVKRHPFQQELPQRVFYPDGSVGDW; this is translated from the coding sequence ATGAAAATCGCCCGCGTCGAGACGCACGTCTGTCACGCCCGGATGCGGAACTGGGTGTTCGTAAAGGTGGTGACCGACCAGGACGGCCTGTTCGGCTGGGGGGAGGCCACGCTCGAGTGGCACACCCGCGCCGTGGTAGGGGCCGTCGAGGACATCGCCGAGCTGGTGGTGGGCGAAGACCCGACGCGGGTCGAGCACCTGTGGCAGATGATGTACCGCCAGCACTTCTGGCACGGGCACGGCATCGTCCGCGCCACCGCCATCGCCGGCATCGACCTGGCGCTCTGGGACATCCTCGGCAAGGTGTGCGGCGTGCCGTGCGCGAAGCTGTGGGGCGGGCCGGTCCGCGACCACGTCCGCACCTACTGCCACCTGGGCGGCGGGCGGATGGAAGACTTCTACGAGACGGCCGCGGACGACGCCAAGCGCTTCGCCGACTTGGCCCGGCAGGCGGTGGCCGACGGCTACACCGCGTTCAAGTGCATGGCCGTGCCGCCGACGCTACCGCTCGACGGACTGAAGCCGATCCGCACCGCGGAGGCGGCTGTCGCCGCGATGCGTGCGGCGGTCGGCGACGGCGTCGACATCATGGTGGACTGCCACGCCCGGCCGTCGCCGGCGATGGGGCTCCAGTTCGCCCGGGCGCTCGAACCCTACGGCCTGTACTTCCTCGAAGAACCGTGCTGGCCCGAGTCGGTGGACGGGCTCGCGGCCATCAACCGCGCCGTCGTCACGCCCATCGCCACCGGCGAGCGCGTCACGAACCTGGCCGAGTTCCAGCGGCTGTTCGCGGCCCGCGCCTGCGAGGTGTGTCAGGTGGACATCACGCACTGCGGCGGCCTCTCCGAGGCGCGCCGCATCGCCGCGCTCGCCGAGGCGCACCGGATCGCTCTGGCACCGCACAACCCGCAGGGACCGGTCAGCACCGCGGCAAGCCTGGAATTCGGCTTCAGCCAGCCGAGTTACGCCATCTGCGAGACGGTGACCGAAGACGTACCCTGGCGGCGCGACGTGGTCGCCGAAGGGTTCACGATCGAGCCGAAGGGCCGGCTCGTGAAGCCGAACTCGCGGCCGGGCCTCGGCATCACCATCGACGAGACCGAGGTGAAGCGGCACCCGTTCCAGCAGGAGTTGCCGCAGCGCGTGTTCTACCCCGACGGCAGCGTCGGAGACTGGTGA
- a CDS encoding MFS transporter, whose translation MTRYTLLAFLCLITLVAYLQRSALGVPSKAIEGELGLTPEAMGIVWFAWYAGYAAFQLPAGWLADRLGSKPALLIFAVTWSALTAVVGFAGGFVGLALLWGLMGAAQAGIFPCATKAIGATFPKTEQGLASGALACFMAGGAALSQEVTGRLFGPLTWQAVLVVYAVPGLAWALLFAVAVPRPDAPRPVVKNEPFDWTLLVADRDMVLLCLQQLMRAGATALFFTWFPRVLQETKHVTPAESGSLATWPLLAGVVGALVGGSASDWLLRRTGREKLSRCGLSAVCMAVAAVAAVAAYFASAAVDVVVLLSVAAFCAYVAGPAAYAAALSMGGTRVAIVFATMNMAGNVGAGLFPYAAGKLVGTAGDWNGVYLLFGGMCAGAGVCWVFLNPARTLYEEPT comes from the coding sequence GTGACGCGCTACACGCTGCTGGCATTCCTGTGCCTTATCACGCTCGTCGCATACCTCCAGCGGTCGGCGCTGGGCGTGCCGTCGAAGGCGATCGAGGGCGAACTCGGACTCACCCCCGAGGCGATGGGCATCGTCTGGTTCGCGTGGTACGCCGGCTACGCCGCCTTCCAGCTCCCCGCCGGCTGGCTCGCCGACCGCCTGGGCAGCAAGCCCGCACTCTTGATCTTCGCCGTGACGTGGTCCGCACTCACGGCCGTGGTCGGCTTCGCCGGCGGGTTCGTCGGGCTGGCACTGCTTTGGGGGCTGATGGGAGCCGCACAGGCGGGCATCTTCCCGTGCGCGACGAAGGCGATCGGCGCCACCTTCCCCAAAACCGAACAGGGGCTCGCGTCCGGGGCGCTCGCGTGCTTCATGGCCGGCGGCGCGGCGCTGTCGCAGGAAGTGACCGGCCGGCTGTTCGGCCCGCTGACGTGGCAGGCGGTGCTGGTCGTATACGCGGTGCCGGGCCTGGCGTGGGCACTGCTGTTCGCCGTCGCGGTGCCACGACCCGACGCCCCGCGTCCCGTCGTGAAGAACGAACCGTTTGACTGGACGCTCCTCGTCGCCGACCGCGACATGGTGCTGCTGTGCCTCCAGCAGTTGATGCGGGCCGGGGCGACGGCGCTGTTCTTCACGTGGTTCCCGCGAGTGCTCCAGGAGACGAAGCACGTCACGCCCGCGGAGTCCGGCAGCCTCGCGACGTGGCCGCTGCTCGCGGGCGTCGTCGGCGCCCTGGTCGGCGGCAGCGCGTCCGACTGGCTTCTGCGGCGGACCGGCCGCGAGAAGCTGAGCCGCTGCGGGCTCTCGGCCGTGTGCATGGCCGTGGCAGCGGTCGCGGCCGTGGCCGCCTACTTCGCCAGTGCGGCCGTCGATGTGGTGGTGCTGCTGAGCGTCGCGGCGTTTTGCGCCTACGTGGCCGGGCCGGCGGCCTACGCGGCGGCGCTGTCGATGGGCGGCACCCGCGTGGCGATCGTGTTCGCCACGATGAACATGGCCGGGAACGTCGGCGCCGGGCTGTTCCCCTACGCCGCCGGGAAGCTGGTCGGCACGGCCGGCGACTGGAACGGCGTGTACCTGCTGTTCGGCGGGATGTGCGCCGGGGCCGGCGTGTGCTGGGTGTTCCTGAACCCGGCCCGCACGCTGTACGAGGAGCCGACGTGA
- a CDS encoding GntR family transcriptional regulator: MPTTRSAEPGFDHGRRRPSVVRAVLTDVFQGRLKAGDRLVTQTLAHRFGVSHTPIREALIELAGIGVVDLLPNRGAVVRRVTAKDVREVCQVRRSLECLATRHACGRVDRETLAGLGAESETLVTAGATPDTITQARDVDDRLHDAIAASCGNSFLRAELARLKTLFRAFRDVAWEQEEERKDYHRIGVEAREHLDLIRALEAADAKAAGRAMARHIRSGEAYWTRITTRLN, encoded by the coding sequence ATGCCGACGACGCGCTCCGCCGAACCGGGCTTCGACCACGGCCGCCGCCGGCCGTCGGTCGTGCGCGCCGTGCTCACGGATGTGTTCCAGGGGCGGCTCAAGGCCGGCGACCGGCTCGTCACGCAAACCCTCGCGCACCGTTTCGGCGTCAGCCACACTCCAATCCGGGAGGCGCTCATCGAACTCGCCGGCATCGGCGTCGTCGATTTGTTGCCCAACCGCGGGGCCGTCGTGCGGCGGGTCACGGCCAAAGACGTGCGCGAAGTCTGCCAGGTGCGGCGGTCGCTCGAATGCCTGGCGACGCGACACGCCTGCGGCCGGGTGGACCGCGAGACACTCGCCGGCCTCGGCGCCGAGAGCGAGACGCTCGTCACGGCCGGGGCCACACCCGACACGATCACTCAGGCCCGCGACGTGGACGACCGCCTGCACGACGCCATCGCCGCGTCCTGCGGGAATAGCTTCCTCCGCGCCGAGCTCGCCCGGCTGAAGACGCTGTTCCGCGCCTTCCGCGACGTGGCGTGGGAGCAGGAGGAAGAGCGGAAAGATTACCACCGGATCGGCGTGGAGGCGCGCGAGCACCTCGACCTGATCCGCGCTCTGGAGGCGGCCGACGCGAAAGCCGCCGGCCGGGCGATGGCCCGCCACATCCGCAGCGGCGAGGCCTACTGGACGCGGATCACGACCCGTTTGAACTGA
- a CDS encoding DedA family protein produces MSEALYWYGSIWVALFMTGIGLPPIPEEAGILYAAGLTALHSDVRWWGAWPSAALGILSADCLLYGIGWKIGPKLFEYRWVQKVLSAKRRQRLEGRIHEHGIKLLIMARFLPPVRTGVFLIAGAARYSFTKFLIADLIYCVVGVGIFFFGGAWLMDLLKQAGHAAVWFVAIPVAGYGLYRYFKYLQKREAGPVSPAVAAVEVAAGDPGATNPAGAVPAM; encoded by the coding sequence ATGTCCGAGGCGCTTTACTGGTACGGTTCGATTTGGGTGGCGTTGTTCATGACGGGTATTGGTCTGCCGCCAATCCCCGAGGAGGCGGGCATCCTGTACGCCGCCGGGCTCACGGCACTCCACTCGGATGTTCGGTGGTGGGGGGCTTGGCCATCGGCCGCCCTCGGAATTCTGTCGGCCGACTGCCTCCTCTACGGCATCGGGTGGAAGATCGGCCCGAAACTGTTCGAGTATCGCTGGGTGCAAAAGGTGCTGAGCGCGAAGCGGCGTCAGCGGCTGGAGGGGCGGATCCACGAGCACGGCATCAAGCTCCTCATCATGGCCCGCTTCCTGCCGCCCGTGCGGACCGGGGTGTTCCTCATCGCCGGGGCGGCACGCTACTCGTTCACGAAGTTCCTCATCGCCGACCTGATCTACTGCGTGGTCGGGGTGGGAATCTTTTTCTTCGGCGGGGCGTGGCTGATGGACCTGCTCAAGCAGGCCGGGCACGCGGCCGTGTGGTTCGTGGCGATCCCGGTGGCGGGGTACGGCCTGTACCGGTACTTCAAATACCTGCAGAAACGGGAGGCGGGGCCGGTGTCCCCGGCTGTTGCTGCCGTCGAGGTCGCGGCGGGCGACCCGGGGGCGACGAACCCGGCCGGGGCGGTCCCTGCGATGTAA
- a CDS encoding dihydrodipicolinate synthase family protein, whose amino-acid sequence MPKRLEGVLAIAHTPFTDDDRIDAAALTRAVDWSFAVGADGLGTGMVSETLKLTADERVELPRLLVEAAAGRGPVFAAVGAEGTKLAVAFAVAAERVGCDAVMAVPPLSARPGVEQLTDYFRAVADAIAGPVIVQDASGYVGQAIPLGVYVKLLERYGPDKILFKPEAAPNGPTISALRDATGGAARIFEGSGGVYLIDSFRRGIAGTMPGMDLLDGVVAVWRALRAGDETAAYRAYFPVCAVVSLQLQAGLDGFLAVEKYLMVKRGLFPSARRRGPYGWELDAETAAEVDRLFDRLQDLLHGVPW is encoded by the coding sequence ATGCCGAAGCGACTTGAGGGTGTGCTGGCTATCGCCCACACGCCGTTCACCGACGACGACCGCATCGACGCCGCCGCGCTGACGCGCGCCGTGGACTGGTCGTTCGCCGTCGGGGCCGACGGGCTCGGCACCGGCATGGTGTCCGAGACGCTGAAGCTCACGGCCGACGAGCGCGTCGAGCTGCCGCGGTTGCTGGTCGAGGCCGCCGCCGGGCGCGGGCCGGTGTTCGCGGCCGTCGGGGCGGAAGGGACGAAGCTGGCGGTCGCGTTCGCAGTCGCCGCGGAGCGCGTCGGCTGCGACGCCGTGATGGCCGTGCCGCCGCTGTCGGCGCGGCCCGGCGTCGAACAGCTCACAGACTACTTCCGCGCCGTAGCCGACGCCATCGCGGGGCCAGTCATCGTGCAGGATGCGTCCGGCTACGTCGGGCAAGCCATCCCGCTCGGGGTGTACGTGAAGCTCCTTGAGCGGTACGGGCCGGACAAGATTCTGTTCAAGCCGGAAGCCGCGCCGAACGGGCCGACCATCTCCGCGTTGCGCGACGCGACCGGCGGCGCAGCCCGCATCTTCGAGGGTTCCGGCGGCGTGTACCTCATCGACAGCTTTCGCCGCGGCATCGCGGGCACGATGCCCGGCATGGACCTTCTCGACGGTGTGGTCGCCGTGTGGCGGGCGCTGCGCGCGGGCGACGAGACCGCGGCTTACCGCGCGTACTTCCCCGTGTGTGCGGTCGTGAGCCTGCAACTGCAAGCGGGCCTCGACGGGTTTCTTGCGGTCGAGAAGTACCTGATGGTGAAGCGCGGCCTGTTCCCGTCCGCCCGCCGCCGCGGCCCCTACGGGTGGGAGCTGGACGCCGAGACCGCCGCCGAGGTGGACCGGCTGTTCGACCGGCTCCAGGATTTGCTCCACGGTGTGCCGTGGTGA